One genomic segment of Candidatus Neomarinimicrobiota bacterium includes these proteins:
- a CDS encoding S8 family serine peptidase, which produces MFLVRVIFLSFATLTFVLAGNPYWVFFEDDSTRIEVQLTARADARLSLKGSPQPIRDFSVSPNHLATLRSAGFKIRHASRLLNAVSLELEDDVGLNYLIQLPFVTQLKPVARSVFTAPRQDQINTQLARISNLPYGQSLAQNEMLNIPAIHDLGYDGSGVLIGVFDTGFLTDHPVFDELDIWGRHDFVDHEVDPNGVGHSHGISVLSVLGGYSPGELIGPAYGASFLLARTENVIGESRIEEDNWVAALEWADSLGVDIISSSLNYRDFDGTAEDYPDSAIDGETTIISRAANIAAERGILVVNSASNDGPSTGSIWPPADSRHVLSVGAVTAEGEIAYFSSRGPTYDGRIKPDVVAMGVSVYMASSIDGYQRSNGTSFSTPLVAGLSALLLQAHPELKPDSVIALFHQNGDQAASPDNVYGHGLPDLSHLFQKLQDIESTNIPVYPNPSSEQIVKLVLPGPMADKIKNGDLFDIRGRKIASLLIEPVSPQIVQVTLPLNSNLANQLTIITLYSDDQVYSGKLVYLKP; this is translated from the coding sequence ATGTTTCTTGTTCGTGTGATATTTCTCTCATTTGCCACCCTGACCTTTGTGTTGGCCGGTAATCCATACTGGGTCTTTTTTGAAGATGATTCGACTAGAATTGAAGTTCAACTGACCGCCAGAGCTGATGCCAGGCTGTCCCTAAAGGGTTCTCCACAACCAATTAGAGATTTTTCGGTCTCACCAAATCATCTGGCTACATTGAGATCTGCGGGTTTCAAGATCAGACATGCCTCAAGACTCTTAAATGCCGTTAGTCTAGAGCTCGAAGATGATGTCGGACTTAATTATCTTATCCAGCTCCCCTTTGTTACACAGCTTAAACCAGTTGCCAGAAGTGTATTCACGGCACCCCGACAAGACCAGATTAACACCCAACTTGCCCGGATTTCTAATTTACCCTATGGGCAATCCCTGGCTCAGAATGAGATGTTGAATATTCCTGCGATCCACGACCTGGGTTATGATGGTTCCGGGGTTCTGATCGGCGTATTTGACACTGGTTTCCTCACAGATCATCCTGTTTTTGATGAGCTGGATATTTGGGGACGTCATGATTTTGTTGATCATGAAGTTGATCCAAACGGCGTGGGACACTCACACGGTATTAGCGTGCTTAGTGTGCTAGGTGGCTATTCTCCTGGTGAATTGATCGGCCCAGCTTATGGAGCTTCTTTTTTATTGGCCCGCACAGAAAACGTGATCGGGGAATCCCGGATCGAGGAAGACAATTGGGTGGCCGCCCTGGAATGGGCTGACTCCCTAGGTGTAGATATCATTTCTTCCTCCCTCAATTACCGCGATTTTGATGGAACTGCCGAAGACTATCCCGACTCGGCCATTGATGGCGAAACTACCATTATCTCACGAGCTGCCAATATCGCTGCTGAACGGGGCATTCTGGTGGTGAATTCAGCTAGTAATGATGGACCTTCAACGGGTAGTATCTGGCCACCGGCTGACAGTCGGCACGTGCTGTCTGTAGGTGCTGTAACTGCCGAGGGGGAGATTGCTTACTTCTCCAGTCGCGGCCCTACCTATGATGGACGCATTAAGCCAGATGTGGTTGCCATGGGAGTATCTGTTTACATGGCTTCCAGTATTGACGGTTACCAACGGAGCAATGGCACTTCTTTTTCAACACCTCTGGTGGCCGGATTATCAGCCCTGCTGCTGCAGGCTCACCCAGAATTGAAACCTGATTCGGTCATTGCCCTATTTCACCAGAATGGAGACCAGGCTGCCAGTCCGGATAATGTTTATGGGCACGGGCTTCCTGACCTGAGTCATTTATTCCAGAAACTGCAGGATATTGAATCAACCAACATTCCGGTCTATCCAAATCCGAGTTCTGAACAGATTGTTAAACTCGTACTACCGGGTCCCATGGCAGACAAGATCAAGAACGGTGATCTCTTTGACATACGGGGACGAAAGATCGCCTCCCTGTTGATTGAACCTGTTTCACCACAGATCGTTCAGGTGACCCTGCCCCTCAATTCCAACCTGGCGAACCAGCTAACTATCATCACCCTATATAGCGATGACCAAGTATATTCGGGGAAATTGGTTTACCTTAAACCTTGA